In Primulina eburnea isolate SZY01 chromosome 14, ASM2296580v1, whole genome shotgun sequence, the following proteins share a genomic window:
- the LOC140811104 gene encoding agamous-like MADS-box protein AGL62, with the protein MGRRKIEMKKIQKKSSLQVAFSKRRTGLFKKASELCIMCGSELSIIVQSPAKKFYAFHSRRFDMGDVFIDDARTEYEEAVRMLEEKKKELIGTATNREFWSDQQIEGMDAQELEGYLESLESLRKNVSSRIEEMEKLSGMI; encoded by the coding sequence ATGGGCCGTCGTAAAattgaaatgaaaaaaatacaGAAAAAATCGAGCTTGCAAGTAGCTTTTTCCAAAAGACGAACAGGTCTATTCAAAAAGGCCAGTGAATTATGCATCATGTGCGGTTCGGAACTCTCCATCATCGTACAATCTCCGGCGAAGAAGTTTTACGCATTCCACAGCCGCAGATTCGATATGGGAGATGTTTTTATAGATGATGCCAGAACTGAGTACGAGGAGGCTGTTAGAATGTTGGAAgaaaagaagaaggaattgattggTACTGCAACGAATCGTGAATTCTGGTCGGATCAGCAAATTGAGGGGATGGATGCTCAAGAACTTGAGGGATATTTGGAAAGTTTAGAATCTTTGAGGAAGAACGTTTCGTCCAGAATTGAAGAGATGGAGAAACTGTCGGGCATGATATAA
- the LOC140811103 gene encoding uncharacterized protein: MDPLVSNTVFRPPVLDGSNYALWKVKMRMYIKSIEERAWQRVLDGWSPPKIVDDDGDSRSKPESSWSNDEVQTSNFNSKALNAIFTSVDINMFSLITNCIFAKEAWDVLQKHCEGCESVRRTKLRMLTSKFESLRMEENETIMEYDRRLREIANEAFSLGDSMSNERLVSKVVRSLPERFNIKICAIDESKDTSKLNMEELISSLRTFELNLDLQKRDTGKAVALQTTNDSVNNLIQEAKDSDLGEESISLITKKIGDSLKIMRDKKKIVSTSRPQFVSYERNKITASTQGNFRSRNDSSARTETKKLDSVQCRECSGFGHYANECANRLRKNKNMAATLSDEDPDDDFETKE; encoded by the coding sequence ATGGATCCACTAGTGTCTAACACGGTTTTTAGACCACCAGTCCTAGATGGTTCGAACTATGCTCTCTGGAAAGTCAAGATGAGAATGTACATCAAGTCTATAGAAGAAAGGGCATGGCAACGAGTCTTAGATGGTTGGTCCCCACCAAAGATAGTTGATGATGATGGAGACAGTCGAAGCAAACCTGAGAGTTCCTGGTCAAATGATGAAGTTCAAACCTCGAACTTCAACTCCAAGGCGCTAAATGCTATATTCACTTCTGTTGATATCAACATGTTCAGTCTCATCACCAACTGCATTTTCGCCAAAGAAGCCTGGGATGTTCTTCAAAAGCACTGCGAAGGATGTGAGAGTGTTCGCAGAACCAAACTCAGGATGCTGACCtctaaatttgaaagtttaaggATGGAGGAAAACGAGACTATTATGGAATATGATCGGAGATTGCGTGAGATAGCAAATGAGGCCTTTAGTCTCGGTgattctatgtcaaatgaaagACTGGTTAGCAAGGTCGTGAGATCTCTTCCTGAGCGTTTTAATATCAAAATATGTGCTATTGACGAATCCAAGGACACTTCTAAGCTTAATATGGAGGAGCTAATCAGCTCTCTCAGAACATTTGAGCTGAATCTAGACCTACAGAAAAGAGATACTGGGAAGGCTGTTGCCTTACAAACTACGAATGATTCTGTGAATAATCTAATTCAGGAGGCAAAGGACTCTGATCTTGGCGAGGAATCAATCTCCTTAATCACAAAAAAAATTGGTGACTCCCTAAAAATAATGAGAGATAAGAAGAAGATTGTATCAACATCAAGACCACAGTTTGTTTCTTatgaaagaaataaaataactgCATCAACACAAGGGAATTTCAGATCGAGAAATGATTCATCAGCTCGAACAGAAACAAAGAAACTTGATTCAGTCCAATGTAGAGAATGCTCTGGATTTGGTCATTACGCAAATGAGTGCGCAAATCGACTtcgtaaaaacaaaaatatggcAGCTACACTGAGTGATGAGGATCCTGATGATGATTTTGAAACCAAGGAATAA